Within Ipomoea triloba cultivar NCNSP0323 chromosome 9, ASM357664v1, the genomic segment tgccttttgtggccacattaggtagcaaacccaaaggaagtgagtgtgtgcgcgatagcggccactcacgagtctaactcacccgcATCtctgctcttagtccgaaaggacaagatccgagaggagtggtagacaaagtgttcaatgaaatgccccaaccgaatgaggatgtgggattCCAAAGTGTGaagccacttggtgatgtgccacgaactccctagtctattccacatctcgtgCTCGCAAACtcatccaaagatagaccacatagagaagcctaaggccctGATCTcctcctttttatttattttacactaCCTCTACCAACCTTTCAAACTTCCCTACAAATGACACCCCACCTTAGCAAATCCCGtgactcttttccttcaacctcttagatgccaccACACCCATTCGGTTCctattcgccatccttgagagacacgacactcggggagttttgactcttcgttttaccaccttcacattcactcccactaaaaccacatCCTTCAAGTTCCTAAATTCAATTTTCGATATAGTGCAAAGGGCATCAGATTAATGCTAGCACCTAGGTCTGCCAAGGCTCTATTAAAAGTCgttcctcctatattacaaggGATAGTAAAGCTTCCCGGATCTTTTAACTTCCTAGGCAcatccttatgtaatatagcagaacattcTTCTCCTAGCACAACAGTAGCAGTTTCAGACAATATCTTCTTGTTAGAcaaaatatctttgaggaattTAGCATACCTCGGCATTTCTCCTAGTGCGTCAATGAATGTCATGTCAATGTGTAATTGGCGTAGCATTTGTAAGAACTTATCATACTTGGCATTGTCGATGTTAGTGCGGAATCTTTGAGGGAATGGAAGTTTCGCTTTAGGCACAGGTGGTGTTCCTTgcataatttcttttccttttcgaGAGGGTTGTGGTTGTATATCGTCTCTTCTGAATTCTTCTTCGGGTGCTCGTTCAACTTGCGTCGAATTTGAAGTCTCATCATTGTCCATCCTTGGTTCTTGTATCGGGATAGATTGTGGCGGAGGTAGAACAACTTCTGGAAGTGCTCTCCCGCTTCTCAGTGTGACAGCGTTCACATCTGTTTCTCCCTGGACTTGGATCATTTCCATAATCTTTGCGAGTGTGCTCTCAACCGTTTGGAGCGGTGAGAGTGTTTCGTGGCGAAGCTCTTGAATTTCTCCCAGCATCTCCTTAGTGATAGTTTCTTTAAGTTTAgcattctcctccctcgtttcTCGTATGAAATCATTTAAGCGTTGTTCGAGGGTGGTTTGGTTGTTTTCGGGCGAAAGAGGCTGTT encodes:
- the LOC116029658 gene encoding uncharacterized protein LOC116029658; this encodes MLGEIQELRHETLSPLQTVESTLAKIMEMIQVQGETDVNAVTLRSGRALPEVVLPPPQSIPIQEPRMDNDETSNSTQVERAPEEEFRRDDIQPQPSRKGKEIMQGTPPVPKAKLPFPQRFRTNIDNAKYDKFLQMLRQLHIDMTFIDALGEMPRYAKFLKDILSNKKILSETATVVLGEECSAILHKDVPRKLKDPGSFTIPCNIGGTTFNRALADLGASINLMPFALYRKLNLGT